The Corallococcus caeni genome includes a region encoding these proteins:
- a CDS encoding sigma-54-dependent transcriptional regulator codes for MKARVLVADDDAGVRYTLRGLLEDDGLTVEEAVDGEAALARLEVEPPVDLVLSDLRMPRVDGMELLRRVAARPHAPRVILITAHGSERHAVEAMKLGALDYFRKPFDVDDVLAVVRRALGRVQLEAENERLSGEVNLLRSLVFVSPAMARLALLIQRVGPRDVTVLITGESGTGKERVAEALVRASPRADKPYVRFNCAALTPELAEAELFGHARGAFTGAVRARPGLFREASGGTLLLDEVGELALPLQAKLLRVLQEGEVRPVGEDRSFPVDVRVLAATHRDLPQRVAEGRFREDLYYRLKVVTLQVPPLRSRPEDIAALAKHFLARHTERFRMPPVPLTPALLERLTTHPWPGNVRELENALESAVVLSPDGTLDLELLPDGGSSTPQAPSTGATLREKLDAHERELILAALAASKGQRTEAAKALGIGRATLHDKLRKHGLLNEDEEPAP; via the coding sequence GTGAAGGCACGCGTGCTGGTGGCGGATGACGACGCGGGCGTGCGCTACACACTGCGTGGCCTGCTGGAGGACGACGGGCTCACCGTGGAAGAAGCCGTGGACGGTGAGGCCGCGCTCGCTCGCCTGGAGGTGGAGCCTCCCGTGGACCTGGTGCTCAGCGACCTGCGCATGCCGCGCGTGGATGGAATGGAGCTCCTGCGCCGTGTCGCCGCGCGCCCGCATGCGCCCCGCGTCATCCTCATCACCGCGCACGGCTCGGAGCGCCACGCCGTGGAGGCCATGAAGCTGGGCGCGCTGGACTACTTCCGCAAACCCTTCGACGTGGACGACGTGCTGGCCGTGGTGCGTCGCGCGCTCGGGCGGGTCCAGCTGGAGGCGGAGAACGAGCGGCTGTCCGGCGAAGTGAACCTGCTGCGCTCGCTGGTCTTCGTGTCGCCCGCGATGGCGCGGCTCGCCCTGCTCATCCAACGCGTGGGCCCCCGCGACGTCACCGTGCTGATCACCGGCGAGAGCGGCACCGGCAAGGAGCGCGTCGCCGAGGCCCTGGTGCGCGCCTCCCCGCGCGCGGACAAGCCCTACGTGCGCTTCAACTGCGCCGCCCTCACTCCGGAGCTCGCGGAGGCGGAGCTCTTCGGCCACGCGCGGGGCGCGTTCACCGGCGCCGTGCGCGCCCGTCCAGGCCTCTTCCGCGAGGCCTCCGGCGGCACCCTGCTCCTGGACGAAGTAGGAGAGCTCGCCCTGCCCCTCCAGGCGAAGCTCCTGCGCGTCCTCCAGGAGGGAGAAGTCCGGCCCGTGGGCGAGGACCGCTCCTTCCCGGTGGACGTCCGCGTCCTGGCCGCCACCCACCGCGACCTGCCCCAGCGCGTGGCGGAGGGCCGCTTCCGCGAGGACCTGTACTACCGCCTCAAGGTCGTGACGCTCCAGGTGCCCCCGCTGCGAAGCCGCCCGGAGGACATCGCCGCGCTCGCGAAACACTTCCTCGCTCGTCACACGGAGCGCTTCCGCATGCCGCCGGTGCCACTGACACCCGCGCTCCTGGAGCGCCTCACGACCCACCCCTGGCCCGGCAACGTGCGCGAGTTGGAGAACGCCCTGGAGAGCGCCGTGGTGCTGTCCCCCGACGGCACGCTGGACCTGGAGCTGCTACCCGACGGAGGCTCCAGCACGCCCCAGGCCCCGTCCACCGGCGCCACGCTGCGCGAGAAGCTGGATGCGCATGAGCGGGAGCTCATCCTCGCGGCGCTCGCGGCGTCCAAGGGTCAGCGCACGGAGGCCGCGAAGGCGCTGGGCATCGGCCGCGCCACGCTGCACGACAAGCTCCGCAAGCACGGCCTCTTGAACGAAGACGAGGAGCCCGCGCCGTGA
- the aac(3) gene encoding aminoglycoside 3-N-acetyltransferase: MTKAPATRTDLKEALWRLGLAEGDLVMIHAGLRSLGPVLGGVNTVVQALFDAVGTRGTLMAYLDWEMGVEPEDFEDPRLREEIPTFDKRTARASRDHGILAETLRTWPGAVRSDHPDAGMVAIGARAEWLCADHPFHYGYGPGSPLARLVEAGGKVLMLGAPLEKLTLLHHAEHLADLPGKRVVRYQRALLVDGERRWVDFEEFDTSEPVTDALRASRVDPFTLIGEQCLTEGIGRSGTVAQAPSHLFDARGLLRRGVAWLEEYPR, from the coding sequence ATGACGAAGGCACCCGCGACCCGGACCGACTTGAAGGAGGCGCTCTGGCGGCTGGGCCTGGCAGAGGGCGACCTCGTGATGATCCACGCCGGCCTCCGGAGCCTGGGGCCCGTCCTGGGCGGGGTGAACACCGTGGTGCAGGCGCTGTTCGACGCGGTGGGCACCCGGGGCACGCTCATGGCGTACCTGGACTGGGAGATGGGCGTGGAGCCGGAGGACTTCGAGGACCCGCGCCTTCGGGAGGAGATCCCCACCTTCGACAAGCGCACCGCGCGGGCCAGCCGCGACCACGGCATCCTCGCGGAGACGCTGCGGACGTGGCCCGGCGCGGTCCGCAGCGACCATCCGGACGCGGGCATGGTCGCCATCGGCGCGCGGGCGGAGTGGCTCTGCGCGGACCACCCCTTCCACTACGGCTACGGCCCCGGCTCGCCGCTGGCCCGGCTGGTGGAGGCCGGGGGCAAGGTGCTGATGCTCGGAGCCCCGCTGGAGAAGCTCACGCTGCTGCACCACGCGGAGCACCTGGCGGACCTCCCCGGCAAGCGGGTGGTCCGCTACCAGCGAGCGCTCCTCGTCGACGGGGAGCGGCGCTGGGTGGACTTCGAGGAGTTCGACACCAGCGAGCCGGTGACGGACGCCCTGCGTGCGTCCCGCGTGGACCCCTTCACGCTCATTGGAGAGCAATGCCTGACGGAAGGGATTGGGCGCTCGGGAACGGTCGCCCAGGCGCCATCCCATCTCTTCGATGCACGCGGGCTGTTGCGCCGCGGCGTCGCATGGTTGGAGGAGTACCCCCGCTGA
- a CDS encoding HlyD family secretion protein — MSGPGRESKHSKRGIIAGAILVAVIVSGILWLRRPVPEPPPRFTGFVVSDNVYMSSPVAGMVASVAVVRGQRVAVGTPLFRMEPTSLVARADQARAQVGQTEAQLLARQSDVARARASLAAAQAEADRADADLARLVAVQKAMEGAVTPQQLDLLRATATRAHALRDAARTDVAAAGAQLEVVRAQLASGRAGVTAAEQQVVELAPVSPVVGRVEDVLFQQGEWAMPNAPIVSIIPDAQLKVRFYVPQGRVASFPPGTAVNIACDGCDPGMTARVDYVASRPEYTPPIIYSLETRQKLVFLVEAVPSAPTRLLPGQPIDVTPLKQAPVEADR, encoded by the coding sequence GTGTCGGGACCGGGCAGGGAGTCGAAACACTCGAAGCGAGGCATCATCGCCGGGGCCATCCTGGTCGCCGTCATCGTCAGCGGCATCCTCTGGCTGCGGCGGCCGGTCCCGGAACCGCCGCCGCGCTTCACCGGCTTCGTCGTCAGCGACAACGTCTACATGTCCTCGCCGGTGGCCGGCATGGTGGCGTCCGTCGCGGTGGTGCGAGGACAGCGCGTGGCGGTGGGCACGCCGCTGTTCCGCATGGAGCCCACGTCGCTGGTGGCGCGCGCCGACCAGGCGCGGGCACAGGTGGGGCAGACGGAAGCCCAGTTGCTCGCGCGCCAGTCCGACGTGGCCCGCGCCCGCGCCTCGCTCGCCGCAGCGCAGGCGGAAGCGGACCGCGCGGACGCGGATCTGGCCCGGCTCGTCGCCGTCCAGAAGGCGATGGAGGGCGCCGTGACGCCCCAGCAACTGGACCTGCTGCGCGCCACCGCGACCCGGGCGCACGCCCTGCGCGACGCGGCCCGCACGGACGTGGCCGCGGCGGGCGCGCAGCTGGAAGTCGTCCGCGCCCAGCTCGCCAGCGGGCGCGCGGGCGTCACCGCCGCGGAGCAGCAGGTCGTGGAGCTGGCGCCCGTGTCCCCCGTGGTGGGACGCGTGGAGGACGTCCTCTTCCAGCAGGGCGAGTGGGCCATGCCCAACGCGCCCATCGTCAGCATCATCCCGGACGCGCAGCTGAAGGTGCGCTTCTACGTGCCGCAGGGACGGGTGGCGTCCTTCCCGCCCGGCACCGCCGTGAACATCGCCTGCGACGGCTGCGACCCCGGGATGACGGCGCGCGTGGACTACGTCGCCTCGCGCCCGGAGTACACGCCGCCCATCATCTACAGCCTGGAGACGCGGCAGAAGCTGGTGTTCCTGGTGGAGGCCGTGCCCTCCGCGCCCACGCGGCTGCTGCCGGGACAGCCCATCGACGTGACGCCGCTGAAGCAGGCCCCGGTGGAGGCGGACCGATGA
- a CDS encoding sensor histidine kinase, whose product MHSLPQPTAAGVEQVQREAFSRMFRQVTKVLLFLSPLPVVMGSLGLIGDTAEWRRWCVALALGLVLVGLGVAASWRRQPVLSHEQGTALPLVAFPLFTVVNLSLGGLESPLIPLVLPVAFATAILFPPARARRWAGYLLALVGVQAAVTFTGVVRDLVPAVFGGGQRAGHSDALLVTMLVVTTFLVLWANFIGTTMRHTFRGMVRTALDARDEALKAHEERVRSLTTLSGEIAHELKNPLASVKGLAAMIAREVEGRPAERLAVLRREVDRMQEILEGFLNFSRPLLPLNEAHVPLDGLCRQVAELHEGMAGERGVALRVTEGPPVEAWCDARKVRQVLIDVVQNALDAAPRGTTVELQAWTLPGGEGRVEVRDRGPGLAEEVRERVFEPGITTKPHGSGLGLALSRALMRQHGGELSLRARNGGGCVAELLLPAASQAVEAPRKEALS is encoded by the coding sequence TTGCATTCCCTACCCCAGCCCACGGCCGCCGGCGTCGAGCAGGTCCAGCGCGAGGCCTTCTCGCGGATGTTCCGGCAGGTGACGAAGGTGCTGTTGTTCCTGAGCCCCCTCCCGGTGGTGATGGGCTCGCTGGGGCTCATCGGCGACACGGCGGAGTGGCGCCGGTGGTGCGTGGCGCTGGCGTTGGGGCTCGTGCTGGTGGGGCTGGGGGTCGCGGCGTCGTGGCGGCGGCAGCCGGTGCTGTCACACGAGCAGGGCACGGCCTTGCCGCTGGTGGCGTTCCCCCTGTTCACGGTGGTGAACCTGTCGCTGGGAGGACTGGAGAGCCCGCTCATTCCCCTCGTGCTGCCGGTGGCCTTCGCCACGGCGATCCTCTTTCCACCGGCCAGGGCTCGGAGGTGGGCGGGCTACCTGCTCGCGCTGGTGGGCGTGCAGGCGGCGGTGACCTTCACGGGCGTGGTGAGGGACCTGGTGCCCGCGGTCTTTGGAGGAGGACAGCGCGCGGGGCACAGCGACGCCCTGCTCGTAACGATGCTGGTGGTGACGACGTTCCTCGTGCTCTGGGCGAACTTCATCGGCACGACGATGCGGCACACGTTCCGGGGCATGGTGCGCACGGCGCTGGACGCGCGGGATGAAGCCCTGAAGGCCCACGAGGAACGGGTGCGCTCGCTCACCACGTTGTCGGGAGAGATTGCCCACGAGCTGAAGAACCCGCTGGCGAGCGTGAAGGGCCTGGCGGCGATGATCGCCCGCGAGGTGGAGGGCCGGCCCGCGGAGCGGCTGGCGGTGCTGCGCCGGGAGGTGGACCGGATGCAGGAGATCCTCGAAGGGTTCCTCAACTTCTCCCGGCCGCTGCTCCCGCTCAACGAAGCGCACGTGCCCTTGGACGGCCTGTGTCGTCAGGTGGCCGAGCTGCACGAGGGCATGGCGGGAGAGAGGGGCGTGGCGCTGAGGGTCACGGAGGGGCCGCCAGTCGAAGCGTGGTGCGACGCGCGCAAGGTGCGGCAGGTGTTGATCGACGTCGTGCAGAACGCGCTGGACGCCGCGCCCAGGGGCACCACGGTGGAGCTCCAGGCCTGGACGCTGCCGGGAGGCGAGGGCCGCGTGGAGGTGCGCGACCGGGGGCCCGGGCTCGCGGAGGAGGTGCGGGAGCGCGTCTTCGAACCGGGCATCACCACGAAGCCCCATGGCTCCGGGCTGGGGCTCGCGCTGTCGCGGGCGCTGATGCGCCAGCACGGCGGAGAGTTGAGCCTGCGCGCACGCAACGGCGGAGGCTGCGTGGCGGAGTTGCTCCTTCCGGCTGCGTCCCAGGCCGTGGAAGCGCCGCGAAAGGAGGCCCTGTCGTGA
- a CDS encoding ABC transporter permease → MTGSLSRILAVLLKEFTQLRRDRITYAMILVMPVMQLLIFGYAINMDPRHLPAAVLSHDTSTLADSVVAALERTGYVDVRYLPRSDAELDQLIRRGQVMLGITIPPDFTRRLLKGERAQILAEADASDPQAAAGALAAVSVLPTEALRNERLGLGTPRSTAPAFEVVVHRRYNPESRSPFHIVPGLLGIILSMTLVMMTAMAVTRERERGTMETLLSTPATPAEIMVGKLTPYVVVGLVQTVVVLGMARGLFSVPMARTPAGWLALACGIVLFIVGNLSLGYLISTVARSQLQAMQMSMFYMLPSIFLSGFAFPFLGLPRWARALGEIIPVTHFLRIVRGVLLKDQVLADMGNDLLALGLFVLAVAGAALARSRTTLD, encoded by the coding sequence ATGACGGGCTCGCTTTCGCGCATCCTGGCCGTGCTGCTCAAGGAGTTCACGCAGCTGCGGCGCGACCGCATCACGTACGCGATGATCCTCGTGATGCCGGTGATGCAGCTGCTCATCTTCGGCTATGCCATCAACATGGATCCCCGGCACCTGCCCGCCGCGGTGCTGTCCCACGACACCAGTACCCTGGCGGACTCCGTCGTCGCCGCGCTGGAGCGCACCGGCTACGTGGACGTGCGCTACCTGCCGCGCTCCGACGCGGAGCTGGACCAGCTCATCCGCCGGGGACAGGTGATGCTGGGCATCACCATCCCCCCGGACTTCACCCGGCGGCTGCTCAAGGGGGAGCGCGCGCAGATATTGGCGGAGGCGGACGCGTCCGACCCGCAGGCCGCCGCGGGCGCGCTGGCCGCGGTGAGCGTGCTGCCCACGGAGGCGCTGCGCAACGAACGGCTGGGGCTGGGGACGCCCCGGTCCACCGCGCCCGCCTTCGAGGTGGTGGTGCACCGGCGCTACAACCCGGAGAGCCGCTCGCCGTTCCACATCGTGCCGGGCCTGCTGGGCATCATCCTGTCCATGACGCTGGTGATGATGACCGCCATGGCCGTCACCCGCGAGCGCGAGCGCGGCACCATGGAGACGCTCCTGTCCACGCCCGCCACGCCCGCGGAGATCATGGTGGGCAAGCTCACGCCGTACGTCGTCGTGGGGCTGGTGCAGACCGTCGTCGTGCTCGGCATGGCGCGGGGGCTGTTCTCGGTGCCCATGGCGCGCACGCCCGCGGGATGGCTGGCGTTGGCGTGCGGCATCGTGCTGTTCATCGTGGGCAACCTGTCGCTGGGCTACCTCATCTCCACCGTGGCGCGCAGTCAGCTGCAGGCGATGCAGATGTCCATGTTCTACATGCTGCCGTCCATCTTCCTCTCCGGCTTCGCCTTCCCCTTCCTGGGGCTGCCCCGGTGGGCGCGGGCCCTGGGGGAGATCATCCCCGTGACTCACTTCCTGCGCATCGTCCGGGGCGTGCTGCTCAAGGACCAGGTGCTCGCGGACATGGGCAATGACCTGCTGGCGCTGGGGCTGTTCGTGCTCGCGGTGGCGGGCGCGGCGCTCGCGCGTTCGCGCACCACCCTGGATTGA
- a CDS encoding putative immunity protein → MQRDKSDHESLARWAADCAEHVLPHFEQKFPEDLRPRRALEAIRAWAQGALTMSEARGAAFAAHAAARDASAHAAACAAARAAGHAAATAHVVTHAPQAATYAATAAAHGAADATDVAEATARERAWQRQQLPEHLHALAFPARSNP, encoded by the coding sequence ATGCAGCGCGACAAATCCGACCACGAGTCCCTGGCCCGCTGGGCCGCTGACTGCGCCGAGCACGTGCTCCCCCACTTCGAACAGAAGTTCCCGGAGGACCTCCGTCCCCGCCGGGCCCTTGAAGCCATACGGGCCTGGGCCCAGGGAGCGCTGACGATGAGCGAGGCACGCGGCGCCGCCTTCGCCGCGCACGCCGCCGCCCGCGACGCCAGCGCGCACGCCGCCGCCTGCGCCGCGGCCCGCGCCGCGGGCCATGCCGCCGCCACCGCCCACGTCGTCACCCACGCGCCACAGGCCGCCACCTACGCGGCCACCGCCGCGGCCCACGGCGCGGCTGACGCCACCGACGTCGCGGAGGCCACCGCCCGCGAGCGCGCCTGGCAGCGACAACAGCTACCGGAGCACCTCCACGCGCTGGCGTTTCCGGCGCGCTCCAATCCCTGA
- a CDS encoding ABC transporter ATP-binding protein, with protein sequence MNERAIDVRGLNKSFGDRHVVRDVSIAVDTGRITGFLGPNGSGKTTTLRLLCGLLTPDSGEGTVLGLDFRARGDAIKRQTGYMTQRFSLYEDMTLEENLAFVARVHGLEQRRERVEDTLHRLGLFDRRRQLAGALSGGWKQRLALAAATLHEPRLLLLDEPTAGVDPKARREFWDEIHTLAAEGLTVLVSTHYMDEAERCHDIGYILYGRLIARGTADALIRDSGLVTFLGEGPGIDRAAHLLARADGVLSASAFGAAVHVSGLQREALEAALAPWRKEPFRWTEVPPSLEDVFIQLMGRERDERYTS encoded by the coding sequence ATGAACGAGCGGGCCATCGACGTGCGCGGGCTCAACAAGTCCTTCGGGGACCGGCACGTCGTGCGGGACGTCTCCATCGCCGTGGACACCGGGCGCATCACCGGCTTCCTGGGCCCCAACGGCTCCGGCAAGACGACGACACTGCGGCTGTTGTGCGGCCTGCTCACGCCCGACAGCGGAGAGGGCACCGTGCTGGGCCTGGACTTCCGCGCCCGGGGCGACGCCATCAAGCGCCAGACGGGCTACATGACGCAGCGGTTCTCCCTCTACGAGGACATGACGCTGGAGGAGAACCTGGCCTTCGTCGCGCGCGTCCACGGGTTGGAGCAGCGGCGCGAGCGGGTGGAGGACACGCTCCACCGGCTGGGCCTCTTCGACCGGCGCCGGCAGCTGGCGGGTGCGCTCTCCGGAGGCTGGAAGCAGCGCCTGGCCCTGGCCGCCGCGACGCTGCATGAGCCCCGGCTGCTGCTTTTGGACGAACCCACCGCGGGCGTGGACCCCAAGGCCCGCCGCGAGTTCTGGGACGAAATCCACACGCTCGCCGCGGAGGGCCTCACGGTGCTGGTGTCCACGCACTACATGGACGAAGCCGAGCGTTGCCACGACATCGGTTACATCCTGTATGGCCGCCTCATCGCCCGGGGCACCGCGGACGCGCTCATCCGCGACTCGGGGCTGGTGACGTTCCTGGGGGAGGGGCCGGGCATCGACCGCGCGGCGCACCTGCTGGCCCGGGCGGACGGCGTGCTCAGCGCCTCCGCGTTCGGCGCCGCCGTGCACGTCAGCGGGCTGCAGCGCGAAGCCCTGGAGGCCGCGCTCGCCCCCTGGCGCAAGGAGCCCTTCCGGTGGACCGAGGTGCCGCCCTCCCTGGAGGACGTCTTCATCCAGCTCATGGGTCGCGAGCGCGACGAACGGTACACGTCATGA
- a CDS encoding alpha/beta hydrolase: MNASRHPLSRWAFALGLVTAPVTFGLFVLAACIGASASGWGYALGGVLLSLGLLTKSWRTRRGLSRAGLGLIVAVAAVRLAVADSPRVHTEQLPAAGTRYLNRLVDERDGTLVAAHALLRARRLPASDAAGFLPALESAFARLAREEGPVATPAIATWLGLQSPESFDAVVITPEHPSPDTAVVMLHGFAGNFTVYCWQLAQAARAISATTVCPSVGPSGAWWTADGARTLERTLAWLKGRGIRRVYLAGLSNGAMGAHVLSSRVASSGIELRGLVLISGAERRASAPAVPVLLVQGTRDTMMPARLARDVAARMGKRATWFEVDSGHFAFLDRHAACEEAIRAWLLRQEGRASR, encoded by the coding sequence ATGAACGCCTCGCGGCATCCTCTCTCCCGATGGGCCTTCGCCCTCGGGCTCGTCACGGCCCCCGTCACCTTCGGCCTCTTCGTGCTGGCGGCCTGCATCGGCGCGTCGGCCTCCGGATGGGGATACGCGCTGGGAGGCGTCCTGCTCTCGCTGGGCCTCCTCACGAAGAGCTGGCGGACGCGCCGTGGCCTGTCGCGCGCGGGGCTGGGGCTCATCGTCGCGGTCGCGGCGGTCCGGCTCGCGGTGGCGGACAGCCCCCGAGTGCACACCGAACAGCTGCCGGCGGCGGGAACACGCTACCTGAACCGGCTGGTGGACGAACGGGACGGGACGCTCGTCGCGGCCCACGCCCTTTTGCGCGCTCGGCGGCTCCCCGCCTCGGACGCGGCCGGGTTCCTTCCCGCGCTGGAGTCCGCCTTCGCGCGGCTCGCCCGGGAGGAGGGCCCGGTGGCCACGCCCGCCATCGCGACGTGGCTGGGGCTCCAGTCACCCGAGTCCTTCGACGCGGTGGTCATCACCCCGGAGCACCCCAGCCCCGACACGGCCGTGGTGATGCTTCACGGCTTCGCCGGCAACTTCACCGTGTATTGCTGGCAGCTGGCCCAGGCCGCCCGGGCCATCTCCGCGACGACCGTCTGTCCCTCCGTGGGCCCCTCGGGAGCCTGGTGGACCGCCGACGGGGCGAGGACGCTGGAGCGGACCCTGGCGTGGCTCAAGGGCCGGGGCATCCGCCGCGTGTACCTGGCGGGGCTGTCCAACGGAGCCATGGGAGCTCACGTGCTCAGCAGCCGGGTCGCGTCCTCGGGCATCGAGCTGCGGGGGTTGGTGTTGATCTCCGGCGCGGAGCGCCGGGCTTCGGCGCCAGCGGTCCCGGTGCTGCTCGTGCAGGGGACGCGCGACACGATGATGCCCGCGCGCCTCGCCCGCGACGTGGCCGCGCGCATGGGGAAGCGCGCGACCTGGTTCGAGGTGGACAGCGGGCACTTCGCCTTCCTGGACCGCCATGCCGCCTGCGAGGAAGCCATCCGCGCATGGCTGCTCCGGCAGGAAGGCCGGGCGTCACGGTGA